The Tardibacter chloracetimidivorans region GAGGAAACCGGAATCGCCCCCCGGCTGGTGGAGATCGTCACCGAAACGCCCGGCTGGCTGACCTACGACCTGCCCGAGGATCTGGTCGGAAAGCTCTGGAAGGGGCGGTATCGTGGCCAGCGGCAGAAATGGTATCTCGCGCGCTTTCTGGGTGCCGATTCCGACGTCAACCTCGCCACTTCGCACCCCGAGTTCCGCGCCTGGAAATGGGCGAGCGCGCAGGAGCTTCCCCATATGATCGTGCCGTTCAAGCGGCGGCTTTACGCCGACATCGTGGAGGCATTCGGCGACTGGCTGAAATAACGCGCGATCATCGCCGAAATCGGCCCATCCCGTCTTGACCCTCGCCGCCCCAGCGTTCACCAATACCCCGATGACCGAAGAAACGATCAACAGCCTGATTCCCTATGACGAGATCGTGCAGGATGCGCTGCGCGCCGTCATCGGCCGTGTGCTTGGCGAGGTGGAGGCCGCTGGCGGCCTGCCCGGCGGCCATCATTTCTACATCACCTTCCGCACCCGCGCGCCCGGCGTGAACATTCCCGGCCACCTGCTGGAACGCTTCCCCGAGGAAATGACCATCGTCATCCAGAACCGCTATTGGGATCTGAGCGTGAGCGAGGACCGGTTCGAGGTGGGGCTGTCGTTCAATCAGGTGCCGGCAAAGCTCAGCATCCCCTATGCGGCGGTGACGTCCTTCGTCGATCCGGCGGTCAATTTCGCGCTCCAGTTCCAGGTGCAGGGCGCCGAGCTTGATCTGGACGAAAGCGAAACCGCCGAAAACGACGGACTGCCGCCCGCATCGCCGCCCGACGACGGCTCCAACGTCGTGGCGATCGATTTCAAGCGGAAGAAGTGAGCCGCACCCGGAAGGAAACGGACAGCTTCGGGCCGATCGACGTACCGGCCACCGCCTATTGGGGCGCGCAGACCCAGCGATCCATCCGCAATTTCCCTATAGGGGGGGAGCGCATGCCGCTTCCGCTCGTCCATGCGCTCGGGCTGGTGAAGCTGTGCGCTGCACGGGTGAACGCCCGCAACGGCGGTCTGGATGAAGTGACGGCCAACGCCATCGTAACTGCGGCCGGGGAAGTGGCGGAAGGAAAGCACGACGACCAGTTCCCGCTTGTCGTCTGGCAGACCGGCTCGGGCACGCAGACCAACATGAACGCCAATGAGGTGATCGCCGGGCGCGCCAATGAGCTGCTCACCGGCACGCGCGGCGGCAAGAGCCCGGTCCATCCCAACGACCATGTCAACATGGGCCAGTCGTCGAACGACAGCTTCCCCACCGCAATGCACATCGCCGCCGCGCGCGAGGTGACCGGCAGTCTGGTGCCGGCGCTTCGCCATCTGCACGGCCTGCTCGCCGCCCATGCCGCCGGCTGGGACGATATCGTCAAGATCGGCCGCACCCATTTGCAGGACGCGACGCCGCTGACATTGGGGCAGGAATTTTCCGGCTATGCCCGCCAGCTGGAAGATGGAATCGCGCGGGTGGAGGCGGTCCTCCCCCGGCTCTGTCGGCTGGCGCAGGGCGGCACTGCGGTGGGGACCGGGCTCAACGCGCCTCCGGGCTTTGCCGAAGATTTCGCCGCCGAGGCAGCGACCGCCACCGGCCTTCCTTTTGCGACCGCGCCCAACAAGTTCGAGGCGCTCGCCACCCATGACACGATGGTGGAGCTTTCGGGCGCGCTCAACGTGCTTGCCGTCAGCCTCACCAAGATTGCCAACGACCTGCGGCTGCTCGGCTCCGGCCCGCGCTGCGGCCTTGGCGAACTGCGCCTGCCCGAAAACGAGCCGGGCAGCTCGATCATGCCCGGCAAGGTCAACCCCACCCAGTGCGAGGCGCTGACGATGGTGGCGGCACAGGTCATGGGCAATCACATGGCCGTGACGGTGGGCGGGCTTCAGGGCCATCTGGAACTGAACGTCTTCAAGCCGCTGATCGCCTATAATGTGCTGCAATCCATCCGCCTGCTGTCCGACGCGGCGATGAGCTTTGCCGATCGCGCGGTTGCGGGGCTTGAGCCCGACCGCGAACGGATCGCGGCACTTCTGGAACAGTCGCTGATGCTGGTCACCGCGCTTGCGCCGGAGCTTGGCTATGACAACGCCGCCAGCATTGCAAAGCACGCTCATGCCACGGGCAAGACCCTGCTGGAAGCGGGTCTGGAGCTTGGGCTTGTGGACGAGGAGACGTTTCGCCGCCTCGTTCGGCCGGAGGAAATGGTGAGGCGTCAGCCCAGGGGTTGAGGCTTTCGTTTCTCGATCTCGTCGATCACCCGCCCCGCCAGCTGCCGCAGCTTTTCTTCCTGACGGGCGGTGAGCGGCCCTCGCGCCACCACATCGATCGCGCAGAGCGCGCCGATCGGCGTTCCGTCCCGCAGGATCAGCGGCGCGCCCGCATAGAAGCGCAGGCCGTTCTCCGCTGTCACCAGCGGGTTGCCCCGGAACCGCTCGTCCCTGCTCGCGTCGGGCACGCACAGCAGATCATTGGGGTGCAGCATCGCGTGCGCGCAGAACGAGCAGGCGCGCGGCGTCTCGCTGATATCCAGCCCCACGCTTGCCAGAAACCACTGGCGATCCCGGTCGATCAGCGAGATCGCGGCCGTGGGCGTGCCCATCGCGCGCGCGGCTTCCGCCACGATCGCCTGAAACACCGGGCCGGGCGGGCTGCCGATGATTCCATAGCTGTCCAGCACGGCCTGTCGGCGCGTTTCGTCCTTCGGCCTTCGCGCGGGTGAGAAGAAGGTCAGTCCGGTCACTGGATTTCCTCAGGCCATTGCCGTTCTTGCGGGGGCTTTCATTCGGGCAGGAGGCTGGTCCTGCGCCCGGCCCATGTGGGCATGGGCGATCCGCAGCGCGTTTTTTCCGCTTTTCTTCACCTCATACATCAGCGCGTCGGCATATGTGATGAACGCCTGCGGGTCGGCGGGTGCGTCGCCGTCAAAGATCACCGCCCCCATGCTGCACGTCACTTCGAAAGGCAGCGTTTCCATGATCCGGCTCAACCGCGCGTGGAGATGCTCGGCCGCCGAATAGCCACGGGCGGGCGATGCGGTGGTCATCAATATGATGAACTCGTCCCCGCCCACCCGGCACAGGCTGTCGCTCTTGCGGATCGACGCCGACGCCGCCGAAGCGAACGTCTTCAGCACATCGTCGCCAACAGCATGGCCATGGGTGTCGTTGACCGTCTTGAACCCCTCGAGATCGGCATAGGCGAGCACCAGCGTCAGCTTGTGTCGCCGGGCAAGCGCGACGGTGGCGGCGATCCGGGCGTTCAGCGCCTGTCGGCTATAGGCCCCGGTCAGCGCATCGACGTTGCCGCGCGTGCGCTCGGCCTCGAAGGCGCGCCGGAAGCCTGCGACCAGCATCACCACCACAGCCACCACCAGAACGCGCATCCCGGCGTTCCATATGGCGGTCAAATCCCTGCTCATCGCACCTTCGGGCTGGAGCGGCCCCGGTCGTCCTTCCTGCAGAATGGTGAGGACCGCCGCGGCCGTGCCGGTGACGAAACCCGCCCTCGCACCCAGCGCCCAGGCCGCTAGGCACATGGGCAGCAGGTTCAGCGGACCGACCGATACCCTCGGGCCGGTCAGATAGTCGGCCACCGCGATCGCCGCGACTCCGATCACGACGGCAATGGCGGCCTGGCGGCGCGACCGGGCGGTCATCCAGTCGATCAGCGCCGTGACGCGACCGGTGGCGAATGCCGGTTCCGGGCCTTGCTTCTGCATTGCCAGATTCGCCCCATGCGTTTGTTCAGAAAGGCGTTTGATGGGGCAGGCTGGTTAATCAATGTTTAATGTTGCGGCCGCGGACGGCCAAAAAAACAACGGTCAGAGCCCCCAATAGCGGGGCGCGCCATAATAATCGTACAGCCTTTCGTCATAGCTCCGGTCGCTCGGCCGGTCCGCCTCGTCCAAGCGCAGCATCGGGGCCTGCTCCAGCTTCTGGCGCGTCAGGTCCACGACATAGCCGTGCCTTTCGGGATCGTAGTCCAGCAGGTTCCAGGGCAGCGGGTGGACGTGCGATCCGATTCCCAGAAACCCGCCGAACGAAAGCACGGCATAGGCCACCTGGCCGGTATGCTTGTGGATCATCACGGAATGAACGCTGCCCAGCTTTTCGCCTTTGGGATTGAATACCGGCGTGCCTTCCACACGGGCCGACGAAATCAGCTCATGGCTTTCATCAAGGACATTTTCGAGGTTTGCGTCCGTCATCATCCGTCTCCTGCGGTGAAGAAGTGACTGACGTCCGCACTATATCATTTTCGCTCGGCCCTATCCACAGCCCTGGGGCGTTCAACCGGCCTGCCAAATACTTATCGCATCGACAGGCCAGACCAGCATCAGCACGTTCAGCGTCAGATTGTCGCGGATCATGGCGAGGGTGAAAAGCTCCATCATGATCGCGATGGCGATGGTCGCCGTCACCGGCAGCCGCCGCGCGATGAAAAAGCCCAGCATCATGAAGCCGATGTCGCTTGCCGAATTGAGGATGCTGTCGCCGTAGTAATCATAGGCCAGCGTCACGGCGCGGTAGCGGTTGATGATCGCCGGGCTGTTTTCGGCCACCTCCCACGCGGCCTCGATCGCCACCGCCGCCGTCATCCGCCAGCCCATCGGCTTCTTTTTCGCCACCAGCCACAGCAGCCCATAGAAAATGAAGCCGTGGATGATGTGGCTGAAGCTGTACCAGTCGGCGATATGCTGCGAGTTCTGGGCGCTTGCGACCACGCCGTGCCACAGCTTCACGTCGCCGCAGCGGCAGATCGGCGCACGTCCCATCAGCCACAGGATCGCGGCCGCCAGCGCGATGATGCCCGCAATCCTTGCCCAATGCTGCCGCTTCATACCCCCATTCCCCACCAGATGACTTGACGCGCCTAGCCCAAGTGACGCACCGAACGCCATGGTCGATGCAATTCCGTTTCCAAGGCGCGGTCTGATGCTGGTGCTCTCGTCCCCCAGCGGGGCGGGCAAGTCCACGCTTTCGCGCGCCGTGCTCGCCGCTGACGAGAATATCGAAATGTCGGTTTCGGCCACCACCCGGCCCCAGCGGCCGGGCGAGGTGGAAGGGCGCGATTATTTCTTCAAGACGCCCGAGCAGTTCGACGCGATGGTCGCGGGCGACGCCTTTCTTGAATGGGCGCATGTCTTCGGCCACCGCTATGGCACGCCCGCCGCACCCGTGGACGCCATGCTCGCGCGCGGCCATGACGTGCTGTTCGACATCGATTGGCAGGGCACGCAGCAGCTTCGCCAGAAGCAGGTGCTCGCCGATCTGGTCAGCATCTTCATCCTGCCCCCGTCGATGGCGGAGCTGGAGCGCCGCCTGCGCGCGCGCGGTACCGATTCGGACGATGTCATCGCCGGGCGCATGGCCCGCGCCGAGGCCGAGATCAGCCATTGGGCGGAATATGATTATGTCCTCATCAACCGCGACGTGGACGCATGCCTCGCCCATATCCGCACAATATTGGCGGCGGAACGGTTGAAGCGGGTGCGCCAGCCCGGCCTCGTCGATTTCGTGCGCGGGCTCGATACGAAGACTGGGTAGGGAGCCTTAGCGCGCGCCGATGGTTCTTCCCTCGTAACAAATGGGGAGAATGCGCATGACCCGTTTCGTCATCGGTTGTGTCGCGGCTGCGGTCGCCATGTTTATCCTTGGCTTCATCCTTTACGGCTCGCCACTGTCGATGCTCGCCTATGCGACGGCGAGCGACGCCGCCAACGCCTCTGTCCAGAACGCGCTTGCCGCCAATCTGCCGAAGACCGGCACCTATATCGTGCCCTGGCCCAATTCGGCCGAAGGGACGGTGCTGTACGGGCGCGGGCCTGTTGCCACCATCCATTACAATACGGGCGGCTTTTCGTTGGCCGATCCAAGCGCGATGATTGGCGGCTTCATCCATATGCTGGTCAGCGTCACGGTGCTTGGCCTTGCGCTGCTGCTGGTGGCCGCCCGCGTCGCCGACTTCGCCAGCCGGGCGCGGATGGTGGTTTATTTCACCCTCGCCGCCAGTATCTACATCACGCTCGCCGACCCCATCTGGGGGCATCAGGACTGGATTTATTCAGTCTATCACTTCGTCGCGGATTTCATCATTCTGGCGGCGGGCGGCATCGTCATCGCCCGCTGGTTCCTGCCCCGGCCTGCGTCAGTGTAGCAGGCTCAGGAATCGCGCGCTCGCGTCGAAATCGCCCCGGCGGGAGACGCGGGCTTTTTGCGCGAGTTCGTCGTCGCCCCATTGCTCGGCCTGCCAAAGCTCGTCGACATGGCCCGCAAGCCAACCGGCCTCGGCGTCGATCTCCCGCTCCAGCATGGCAAGGCCGATCAGCAGCG contains the following coding sequences:
- a CDS encoding RNA pyrophosphohydrolase, whose protein sequence is MSELPYRPGVGVMLLNRQRHVFVGQRIDSTAEAWQMPQGGIDKGEEPRATALREMEEETGIAPRLVEIVTETPGWLTYDLPEDLVGKLWKGRYRGQRQKWYLARFLGADSDVNLATSHPEFRAWKWASAQELPHMIVPFKRRLYADIVEAFGDWLK
- a CDS encoding DUF2585 domain-containing protein translates to MKRQHWARIAGIIALAAAILWLMGRAPICRCGDVKLWHGVVASAQNSQHIADWYSFSHIIHGFIFYGLLWLVAKKKPMGWRMTAAVAIEAAWEVAENSPAIINRYRAVTLAYDYYGDSILNSASDIGFMMLGFFIARRLPVTATIAIAIMMELFTLAMIRDNLTLNVLMLVWPVDAISIWQAG
- the fumC gene encoding class II fumarate hydratase — protein: MSRTRKETDSFGPIDVPATAYWGAQTQRSIRNFPIGGERMPLPLVHALGLVKLCAARVNARNGGLDEVTANAIVTAAGEVAEGKHDDQFPLVVWQTGSGTQTNMNANEVIAGRANELLTGTRGGKSPVHPNDHVNMGQSSNDSFPTAMHIAAAREVTGSLVPALRHLHGLLAAHAAGWDDIVKIGRTHLQDATPLTLGQEFSGYARQLEDGIARVEAVLPRLCRLAQGGTAVGTGLNAPPGFAEDFAAEAATATGLPFATAPNKFEALATHDTMVELSGALNVLAVSLTKIANDLRLLGSGPRCGLGELRLPENEPGSSIMPGKVNPTQCEALTMVAAQVMGNHMAVTVGGLQGHLELNVFKPLIAYNVLQSIRLLSDAAMSFADRAVAGLEPDRERIAALLEQSLMLVTALAPELGYDNAASIAKHAHATGKTLLEAGLELGLVDEETFRRLVRPEEMVRRQPRG
- the gmk gene encoding guanylate kinase, encoding MVDAIPFPRRGLMLVLSSPSGAGKSTLSRAVLAADENIEMSVSATTRPQRPGEVEGRDYFFKTPEQFDAMVAGDAFLEWAHVFGHRYGTPAAPVDAMLARGHDVLFDIDWQGTQQLRQKQVLADLVSIFILPPSMAELERRLRARGTDSDDVIAGRMARAEAEISHWAEYDYVLINRDVDACLAHIRTILAAERLKRVRQPGLVDFVRGLDTKTG
- a CDS encoding GGDEF domain-containing protein is translated as MQKQGPEPAFATGRVTALIDWMTARSRRQAAIAVVIGVAAIAVADYLTGPRVSVGPLNLLPMCLAAWALGARAGFVTGTAAAVLTILQEGRPGPLQPEGAMSRDLTAIWNAGMRVLVVAVVVMLVAGFRRAFEAERTRGNVDALTGAYSRQALNARIAATVALARRHKLTLVLAYADLEGFKTVNDTHGHAVGDDVLKTFASAASASIRKSDSLCRVGGDEFIILMTTASPARGYSAAEHLHARLSRIMETLPFEVTCSMGAVIFDGDAPADPQAFITYADALMYEVKKSGKNALRIAHAHMGRAQDQPPARMKAPARTAMA
- a CDS encoding GAF domain-containing protein — protein: MTGLTFFSPARRPKDETRRQAVLDSYGIIGSPPGPVFQAIVAEAARAMGTPTAAISLIDRDRQWFLASVGLDISETPRACSFCAHAMLHPNDLLCVPDASRDERFRGNPLVTAENGLRFYAGAPLILRDGTPIGALCAIDVVARGPLTARQEEKLRQLAGRVIDEIEKRKPQPLG
- a CDS encoding SspB family protein produces the protein MTEETINSLIPYDEIVQDALRAVIGRVLGEVEAAGGLPGGHHFYITFRTRAPGVNIPGHLLERFPEEMTIVIQNRYWDLSVSEDRFEVGLSFNQVPAKLSIPYAAVTSFVDPAVNFALQFQVQGAELDLDESETAENDGLPPASPPDDGSNVVAIDFKRKK
- a CDS encoding PRC-barrel domain-containing protein, encoding MTDANLENVLDESHELISSARVEGTPVFNPKGEKLGSVHSVMIHKHTGQVAYAVLSFGGFLGIGSHVHPLPWNLLDYDPERHGYVVDLTRQKLEQAPMLRLDEADRPSDRSYDERLYDYYGAPRYWGL